The segment CCGCTTTTTTCGTCCGTCCATGTCCTCTGTGTCCCTTTCGCCCAGCCTCTGGGAGACCGTAAAATGCGACTTCAAGGAACTGTTTCCTGAAGACGTTTTCCAGATGTGGTTCGAGCCGATGGTGTGCCTCGAAGCCACCGAGGATTCGATGGTCTTGGGCGTGCCCAACGATTTCGCGGCGATCTGGATTCACGACAACTATCTCGACCTGATCACGCAGCGGCTGCGGCTGACGGCGGGCCGGCTGGTGAATGTTACGCTCAAGAAAAGCGACGCGGCCCAGGCGCCCGCGCCGGCTTTCGCCAACCATCGCGCGACCACCGCCGCGCTCGAGCCCGCGCATCGCGGCCGCACCGCGACGCCGCGCCGTAACGGACGCTACGACGACCGGAGCGTCGCCGCGGCCACGCTGAACCCGCGCAACACGTTCGAAACGTTCGTCGTCGGTTCGAACAACCAGATGGCGCACGCCGCCGCGCTCGCCGTCGCGCAGGCCCCGGCGCAGGCCTACAATCCCCTCTTCATTTATGGCGACACCGGGCTGGGCAAAACTCACCTGATGCACGCCATTGGCCACGCGATCCTGCGTAACAACCCCGACGCGCGCGTGGCCTACCTTTCGACGGAGAAGTTCACCAACGAGTTCATCCAGGCACTGCAGGAGAACAGCCTCACGAAGTTCCGCCAGCGCTACCGCCACGTCGACGTGTTGCTGATCGACGACGTGCAGTTTCTCGCCGGCAAGGAGCGGATCCAGGAGGAATTCTTCCACACCTTCAACGACCTGTTCGAGTCCGGCAAACAGGTGGTGCTCTCCAGCGACCGCCGCGCGAGCGAGATTCAGAAGCTCGAGTCGCGGCTCGTGTCGCGCTTCGAATGGGGCCTGCCCGCCGATATCCAGGCGCCCGATTTCGAGACGCGCCTCGCGATCCTGCGCAGCAAGGCGGCGTGCATGAAGTTCGACCTTCCGGCGCCGATCCTGAACTTCATCGCCCAGAATATCTCGAAAAACATCCGCCGGCTCGAGGGCGCGCTGATCAAGGTCGCCAGCTACTCTGCGCTCACCAGCAAACCGCTCGACCTGGCCACGACCGAGATGCTGCTGCAGGACGTGCTCATGGAACAGGCGCAGAACGTCCTCACGATCGAGACGATTCAGAAACGCGTGGCCGATCACTATCAGATCCGGCACAGCGACATGACCAGCAAGCGCCGGCCCAACAACATCGCCATCCCGCGCCAGATCGCGATGTATCTGACGCGCACGCTGACGAAGCACTCTCTCCAGGAGATCGGCGAGGCCTTCGGCGGACGCGATCACGGCACCGTGATTCACGCCTGCAAGGCCGTGGACAACATGATGGAGCAGGACTCCACCACGCGCGGCAGCATCGACTTCCTGAAAGCGCAGCTGTCGAAGTAGCGCGCTGCGCGCGCAGTCCAGAGCCGAGAGTGCAGAGGCTGGAGCCGGCATCGGCTTCCGTGGCACGGGCGCCTCGCCCGTGATCCGATTTGGATCGTAAGCAGGCTCGCCCGCGGCTCGCGCGAATTGCCACTCTGGCATTTCCGCATTCTTGCTCTAGACTCTGGGCTCTCAGCTCTTAGCCTTTGCCTTCCATGTCCCTGACTCCCGAGCAGCAACAAGCCCTCGCCTCCTGGGTCGCCGCTGGCGACAATCTCTCGACGATTCAGAAAAAACTCAGTGACGAGTTCAAAATCTCACTGACCTACCGCGACGTTCGGTTCCTCGTCGACGATCTCGATCTCGCGCTAAAAGATCCCGCGCCGAAAGTGGATGCTTCGGACGTCACCAAGCCGCAGGCCTCAGCTCCTGGAGCCGCGACAGTCCCCCCCGACAGGTCGGGGCCCCCGTCTCGGCCCGCCGGCGAAAAAAAAGGCTTCTTCGACAAGGCCAAGGAAAAGCTCGGTCTGGCCAAGGATGAACCCGGCGCGGCCGGCGAAGCTGCCGAGCCACCGCCGGGACAGGATGAATTCGCCGACGACGAGGCACTCGAAGACCTCCCGCCCGCCGGCGCGAGCAACGTCAGTGTCTCGGTCGACAAGGTCACGCTGATCCCCGGCGCGCTCGCCAGCGGCGAGGTGACGTTCAGCGACGGTGTGAAAGGCAAATGGATCGTCGACCAATATGGTCGGCCCGGATTGACCGAGCTCAGTCAGCCCGGCTATCGACCAAGCCAGGCTGAAGCGCAGGCGTTCATGCAGGAACTCGCCCGCACGCTGCAGCGTCGCGGTTACTGAACACGGCAGGGCATCCGTATCGCCCCTGGCTGTAGGGCCGGCGCTCGCCGCCGGCCGGGTCTTCCGCTCGACGCTTGCCGCCGGATGCTCCCGGCCGCCGGTGAACGGCGGCCCTACTCGGGGCACGAACGCGTGGCCCTCACTTCACGCCCGGCCCGAGATTTTTTTCGAGAAACTCCACCACCGCGGTCATCATCTGCAACCGCGCTTTCGCCGTGGACAGTCCATGCCCCTGCCCCGCAAGAAAAATACTCTGCGGCGGCCGCCCCGCTTTCTCGAGCGCCTTGATCATCAGCCGCGCCTGCTCGGGCGGCACCG is part of the Opitutus terrae PB90-1 genome and harbors:
- the dnaA gene encoding chromosomal replication initiator protein DnaA, producing the protein MSSVSLSPSLWETVKCDFKELFPEDVFQMWFEPMVCLEATEDSMVLGVPNDFAAIWIHDNYLDLITQRLRLTAGRLVNVTLKKSDAAQAPAPAFANHRATTAALEPAHRGRTATPRRNGRYDDRSVAAATLNPRNTFETFVVGSNNQMAHAAALAVAQAPAQAYNPLFIYGDTGLGKTHLMHAIGHAILRNNPDARVAYLSTEKFTNEFIQALQENSLTKFRQRYRHVDVLLIDDVQFLAGKERIQEEFFHTFNDLFESGKQVVLSSDRRASEIQKLESRLVSRFEWGLPADIQAPDFETRLAILRSKAACMKFDLPAPILNFIAQNISKNIRRLEGALIKVASYSALTSKPLDLATTEMLLQDVLMEQAQNVLTIETIQKRVADHYQIRHSDMTSKRRPNNIAIPRQIAMYLTRTLTKHSLQEIGEAFGGRDHGTVIHACKAVDNMMEQDSTTRGSIDFLKAQLSK